The following nucleotide sequence is from Kineobactrum salinum.
CGCTACCTCCCGAAACAGCTAATTCCATGTTCCCAAGCTTCAATTACACCACCTATGATGAACTGACCCAAGGTTATCCGCCCCAGCGTCCACCCTGGGCAAGCCTGGTAAAACCGCCGCGATGAATGATTACGATTACATAGTAGTCGGCGCCGGATCGGCCGGTAGCGTCATAGCCAATCGGCTAACCGAAGATCCTGACGTCAGGGTATTGCTGCTGGAAGCAGGGGGGCCGGATCGCAGTGTCTACATGGCGATGCCACTTGCCTATCGACTACTTCGGACCAAGAACCTTTTCGACTGGGGTTACCACTCGGCGCCCGAACCTTGCGCCGATCACAGGGTGATCGACGCGCCGCGCGGCCGGGTGCTGGGCGGCTCCTCCTCGGTCAATGGCATGATGTACTCTCGCGGCCACCCGCAGGACTATGATCAGTGGTCCCGGAGAGGTGCCAGGGGTTGGAGTTTCGAGGAGGTCCTGCCCTATTTCAAGAAATCAGAGCGCAACTGGCGCGGCGAGACGAAACGGCATGGCGGCTCGGGACTTCTATCGGTCTCACCGGCCAATAGATCCGACCCGCTGACCGCCTCCATGCACGAGACTGCGCGCCGTCTGGGTTATCCGGTCCTGGATGATTTCGAAGCTGGCGATTCCGATGGCTTCTCCCTGCCCGATCTGACTATCAGCAACTGCGGTCGGCGCGCCAGCGCAGCCAAGGCTTTTCTGCGACCAGTGCGACACCGCTCCAACCTGAAGATTCAGACCCGCGCGCAAGCGGCCCGCATCCTGTTCGACAAAGGCCGCGCCGTGGGAGTGGAGTACGTGTTGCACGGTGCCCGCCATACCGCGTCGGCGCAGCGCGAGGTGGTGGTAAGCGGTGGAGCCTTCGCCTCTCCTCATCTATTAATGCTGTCCGGTATCGGCCCCGCGGACCACCTGCGGCGCCACGGCATTGAGGTCCAGGCGGACCTGCAGGGGGTCGGTCAAAACCTTCAGGACCATGTCGTCATACCCATGCTGTTCAAGGCGAAACAGCCCTTCGCCTTTGGCAGAAACCTGCGTGTCGACCGCATTGCCTGGTCCGCAATGCTCTGGCAACTGCTGGGCAAAGGTCCTGCTGGCACCGTACCGTTAACGTCGATTGCCTACTATCGCTCCCGTCCTGATCTGGACAGGCCGGACCTTGAGAATATCTTCCTGCCCACCAGCATGATGGCGCAGGTCTGGTTTTCCGGCTGGCGGACACCCGCACCGGATTTGATGACATCGCTCAACCTGGTACTCCGGCCGTCCAGCCGGGGCTGTGTCGAGCTGCAGTCGTCCGATCCACTTGCGCACCCGAGGATTCAGTACAATCTCCTGGCGGAACGCGATGATATGGAGAGATTGAAGTTCACCACTGCATGGACCCGCGACCTGATGCGCGCGGCACCGATCTGTGACTTCGTCGGCGATGAAATTTCACCGGGGCCGGATGTAACGAGCGACAAGGCATTGGAGGCCTATGCGCGCAAAATGGTGATGACCGCGCATCATGCGACCAGCACTTGTGCGATTGGCTCAGTGGTTAATGCGGAGCTTCAGGTAAACGGCGTGGCCGGACTCCGGGTCGCAGATGCCTCGGTGATGCCCGAGATAGTCGGTGGCCACACCAATGCACCGGCAATCATGATCGGGGAGAAGGCTGCTGACTTGCTCAAGAGCGGCTGAGGACGGGATCCAGATAGCTGCGCGCGCGGGCTAATCTCCAACCAGCAAATTCAGAGCCATCTCAACCCGGTCAACCAGCAAGCCGGGGTCAGTAAGATGCGCAAAATGACTCTGACCATAAATGGGCAACAACGTCATTCCGGCGATGCGCTGGACAAAGGCACCGGCATTGTTTTTCGTCCATTGATCCGCCTGCGAACCGAGCAGTAACGCAACCCGGGCGTCAAGAGCGGCGCACTCGCCAACCGTTGGCGCAAAACCATCCAGTGCCGCCACCTCCCGTAAAAACGTCGCCAGCAGCCTGCGGTGGTGATCCCAGGCAGGAGAGTTGCGTGTTGTTTCTACATTATCGGCCGGCATGCGCAGCACACTGGTATAGAGCAGCTCCTGTGCTTTTTCGGTTTCGCCTCGATCAAAAAGCTGTCGCACGGGCTTGAGCTTTTCACCACCAACCGGTGCCACCACTGCCGTGGTGGGTTCATACAAAACCAGCTTCCCCTCGAACCCGGTTCGCAGCGCATAGTCGAGCGAAAGTGCGCCACCATAGGAATGACCGAGCAGGTCGACATCTCCACCCAGCTCTGCCACCACCCGGGCGAGGTCATCGGTTTCCTGCTCCAGGCTATGGATGTCGGCGTCGCCACTTCTGCCCCGCCCGCGTCGTTCGATAACCACCACTCGACGCTGGGTGGCGAGTCGCTGTGCCGTATCAAACCACTCATCGGCTACAGTAAAGCCTCCATGGGAGATAACCAGGGGCTGTCCGCCAGCCCCAAAACTGATGTAGCCAATAGTGACACCGTCACTTGAAATAATGCTGTGTTCGGTTTTATCGCCGTTCACTATCAACTCCTACAGGCCATCTCAATAAAGTCGGGTAATAACAGACTTGGATTCCATATAAGCTTCCAACCCCTGGATACCGCCCTCGCGGCCCCAGCCGGATTCCTTGTAACCACCGAACGGCATCCAGAAATCCGTGGGGCGATGGCTATTGATCCAGAATGTGCCTGCACGCACCGCACGGGAGACCCTTTGGGCCTTTGCTATTGAGCGGGTATAAACCGCGCCGGCGAGACCATAGCGAGAATTGTTCGCCTCTTTGATGGCCCAATCAAGATCCTCAAATGGCATTGCCGAGAGCACCGGTCCAAAAATCTCTTCACGCACCACTCTGGCATCCGCCGGTACATGAGAAAGGACCGTCGGCTGAATAAAAAAGCCGGCGTCACCATGCCGTTTACCGCCTGTTACCACCTCGACACCTTCTTCGACACCACTTTGAATATAACCCATAATCGAGTCGAACTGTTTCTGGGAAATCACCGGCCCCATCTGCGTGTTTTTATCGAGGCCATTGCCAACCA
It contains:
- a CDS encoding alpha/beta fold hydrolase — protein: MNGDKTEHSIISSDGVTIGYISFGAGGQPLVISHGGFTVADEWFDTAQRLATQRRVVVIERRGRGRSGDADIHSLEQETDDLARVVAELGGDVDLLGHSYGGALSLDYALRTGFEGKLVLYEPTTAVVAPVGGEKLKPVRQLFDRGETEKAQELLYTSVLRMPADNVETTRNSPAWDHHRRLLATFLREVAALDGFAPTVGECAALDARVALLLGSQADQWTKNNAGAFVQRIAGMTLLPIYGQSHFAHLTDPGLLVDRVEMALNLLVGD
- a CDS encoding GMC family oxidoreductase gives rise to the protein MNDYDYIVVGAGSAGSVIANRLTEDPDVRVLLLEAGGPDRSVYMAMPLAYRLLRTKNLFDWGYHSAPEPCADHRVIDAPRGRVLGGSSSVNGMMYSRGHPQDYDQWSRRGARGWSFEEVLPYFKKSERNWRGETKRHGGSGLLSVSPANRSDPLTASMHETARRLGYPVLDDFEAGDSDGFSLPDLTISNCGRRASAAKAFLRPVRHRSNLKIQTRAQAARILFDKGRAVGVEYVLHGARHTASAQREVVVSGGAFASPHLLMLSGIGPADHLRRHGIEVQADLQGVGQNLQDHVVIPMLFKAKQPFAFGRNLRVDRIAWSAMLWQLLGKGPAGTVPLTSIAYYRSRPDLDRPDLENIFLPTSMMAQVWFSGWRTPAPDLMTSLNLVLRPSSRGCVELQSSDPLAHPRIQYNLLAERDDMERLKFTTAWTRDLMRAAPICDFVGDEISPGPDVTSDKALEAYARKMVMTAHHATSTCAIGSVVNAELQVNGVAGLRVADASVMPEIVGGHTNAPAIMIGEKAADLLKSG